In Candidatus Roseilinea sp., one DNA window encodes the following:
- the troR gene encoding transcriptional regulator, with protein MAKATTNKPISKTSAVVQDFLSETYLEASESGRVSLRALAARLGVTPPAVSRMAQRLVRQGLVRREGACGLVLSEAGERIALRAIRKRRIFEVFLVQKLGYTWDEVYPVAASASNYLDDELVERMNAQLDRPARCPHGDPIPTRDGRIQPITDARLSELADGAQGVVSRVSSHDGDLLRYLSSLNIKPGMPIRLVSRAPFSGPLRVRVANGNFHDEHVIGSELASKVWVEVEH; from the coding sequence ATGGCTAAGGCCACGACGAACAAGCCGATCAGCAAGACCAGCGCCGTAGTACAGGACTTCTTGAGCGAGACGTACCTTGAAGCCAGCGAGTCAGGCCGCGTATCGTTGCGTGCCCTGGCTGCGCGGCTGGGGGTGACGCCGCCGGCAGTCTCGCGCATGGCGCAGCGCCTGGTGCGCCAAGGATTAGTGCGGCGCGAAGGCGCGTGTGGCCTGGTGCTGAGCGAGGCCGGCGAGCGCATCGCCCTCAGAGCCATCCGCAAGCGTCGCATCTTCGAGGTCTTCTTGGTGCAGAAGCTCGGCTACACCTGGGACGAGGTGTATCCGGTCGCCGCGTCGGCTAGCAACTACCTCGATGACGAGCTGGTCGAACGGATGAACGCGCAGCTCGACCGGCCGGCGCGCTGCCCACACGGCGACCCCATCCCCACACGTGACGGTCGCATCCAACCCATCACCGACGCGCGCCTATCCGAGCTGGCCGACGGCGCACAAGGCGTGGTCAGCCGTGTCTCATCGCACGACGGCGATCTATTGCGCTACCTTTCCTCGCTCAATATCAAGCCGGGAATGCCCATCCGCCTGGTATCGCGCGCCCCCTTCTCCGGCCCACTGCGCGTGCGCGTCGCCAACGGCAACTTCCACGACGAGCACGTGATCGGCTCAGAGCTCGCGTCCAAAGTCTGGGTCGAAGTCGAGCATTGA
- a CDS encoding macrolide ABC transporter ATP-binding protein, translating to MVSMVETIALGEARMNGYRNGKVTPTPVIDVQGITKIYKMGEVEVPALRGVDLKIYPGELVAIMGPSGSGKSTLMNILGCLDQPTTGSYKLDGVDVEKLNDNQLAEIRNRKIGFVFQSFNLLRRTSAIDNVEQPLIYAGVRPKERRERARAALESVGLGNRLNHHPNELSGGQQQRVAIARALVTNPAIILADEPTGNLDSKSGAEIMCIFQRLNMERGNTVIFVTHDPRIAAHTRRIIRISDGRIVGDEPVEDQVIACPDEPLRDR from the coding sequence ATGGTGAGTATGGTTGAAACGATTGCGCTCGGTGAAGCGCGAATGAATGGCTACCGCAACGGCAAAGTAACACCGACGCCCGTCATTGACGTGCAAGGCATCACCAAGATCTATAAGATGGGCGAGGTCGAGGTGCCGGCGTTGCGCGGGGTGGACTTGAAAATCTATCCCGGTGAACTGGTTGCCATCATGGGGCCGTCCGGCTCCGGCAAGTCCACGTTGATGAACATCCTTGGCTGCCTCGATCAGCCCACGACCGGCAGCTACAAACTGGACGGCGTGGACGTCGAGAAGCTGAACGACAACCAGTTGGCCGAGATCCGCAACCGGAAGATCGGATTCGTCTTTCAGTCGTTTAACTTGCTGCGGCGTACCTCGGCTATAGACAACGTCGAGCAGCCGCTGATTTATGCCGGCGTGCGGCCCAAGGAGCGGCGCGAACGCGCCCGCGCTGCGCTCGAATCGGTCGGCTTGGGCAATCGGCTGAACCACCACCCGAACGAACTCTCGGGTGGCCAACAGCAGCGTGTGGCAATCGCGCGCGCGCTGGTGACCAATCCGGCCATCATCCTGGCCGACGAGCCGACCGGCAACCTCGACTCCAAGAGTGGTGCGGAGATCATGTGCATCTTCCAGCGCCTGAACATGGAGCGCGGCAACACGGTCATCTTCGTCACGCACGACCCGCGCATCGCCGCGCACACCCGGCGTATCATTCGCATCTCCGATGGCCGGATTGTCGGCGACGAGCCGGTGGAAGACCAGGTGATCGCCTGTCCCGATGAACCCCTGCGAGACCGATGA
- a CDS encoding ABC transporter permease, which produces MNIDVVEAIKLALRALDANRLRAFLTMIGISIGVGAVIALLAIGMGVQQYINDQFTSSGTNLLGIVPGRIQRGPGGGQNTFGQSSFLTMGDYRAVVAGTPNVEAHAAEFTSIGNFAYGSRTSQVQVSGVTPSFSQVRNWRAISGRFIEEADNGGRARVVVLGQTVVNDLFPDEDPLDKQVKINDVPFRVIGVMESKGSSFLGDQDAIAFIPLSTAQERLFQRQAQARTGERILSTIYLQATSDAARPQIEAIARDILRERHRLGPEDADDFSIISQTELLNTFGAVTSVLTLFLGAIAAISLLVGGIGIMNIMLVSVTERTREIGLRKAIGATPAAILGQFLIEAVVLSFIGGLIGILIGVGIALGITRFVDFSAIVQPGAVLLAVGFSVAVGLFFGIYPARRASRLNPIDALRFE; this is translated from the coding sequence ATGAACATTGACGTCGTCGAAGCGATCAAGCTGGCGCTGCGCGCGCTGGATGCCAACCGGCTGCGAGCGTTCCTGACCATGATCGGCATCAGCATCGGCGTCGGCGCGGTGATCGCTCTGCTGGCCATCGGCATGGGCGTGCAGCAATACATCAACGATCAGTTCACCAGCTCGGGGACGAATCTGCTCGGCATCGTGCCGGGCCGCATTCAACGCGGCCCCGGCGGCGGGCAGAACACGTTTGGGCAGTCGTCCTTCCTGACGATGGGTGACTACCGCGCCGTGGTCGCCGGCACGCCGAACGTCGAGGCGCACGCTGCCGAGTTCACCTCGATCGGCAACTTCGCCTACGGCTCGCGCACGTCGCAGGTGCAGGTGAGCGGCGTCACGCCCAGCTTTTCCCAGGTGCGCAACTGGCGGGCGATCAGCGGCCGGTTCATCGAGGAAGCCGACAACGGCGGCCGGGCGCGCGTGGTAGTGCTCGGCCAGACGGTGGTCAACGACCTCTTTCCCGATGAAGATCCGCTCGACAAGCAGGTGAAGATCAACGATGTGCCGTTTCGCGTGATCGGCGTGATGGAGTCCAAGGGATCGTCGTTCCTCGGCGACCAGGACGCGATCGCGTTCATCCCGCTCAGCACGGCGCAGGAGCGCCTCTTCCAGCGTCAAGCTCAAGCGCGCACGGGCGAGCGCATCCTGTCCACGATCTACCTGCAGGCGACCAGCGACGCCGCCCGGCCGCAGATCGAGGCAATCGCGCGCGACATCTTGCGCGAGCGTCACCGGCTCGGTCCGGAGGACGCCGACGACTTCTCGATCATCAGCCAGACCGAGCTGTTGAATACGTTTGGCGCAGTGACGAGTGTGCTGACGTTGTTCCTGGGTGCGATTGCGGCCATCTCGCTGTTGGTCGGCGGCATCGGCATCATGAACATCATGCTGGTGAGCGTGACGGAGCGCACGCGCGAGATCGGTCTGCGCAAGGCCATCGGCGCCACACCGGCAGCCATCCTGGGCCAGTTCCTGATCGAGGCGGTCGTGCTGTCGTTCATCGGCGGCCTGATCGGCATCCTGATCGGTGTGGGGATTGCACTGGGCATCACGCGCTTCGTGGACTTCAGCGCTATCGTGCAGCCGGGCGCGGTCCTGCTGGCCGTGGGCTTTTCGGTCGCGGTCGGGTTGTTCTTCGGCATCTACCCTGCCCGGCGCGCCAGCCGGCTGAATCCAATTGATGCGCTGAGGTTCGAGTAG
- a CDS encoding ribose-phosphate pyrophosphokinase has product MYGSIKLFSGTSHPALAQEISDYLGVPLSGREIIKFPNENLFVQLHESVRGQDVFLIQTMCPPVSDNIMELLIAIDCLRRDSAGRITVVVPYLAYARSDKKDQPRVPITARLLADMIQIAGADRYITVDLHAGQIQGFFSIPGDEITAFHILNEYFAQKKLEDVVIVTADLGFAKKGRNFAAKLQVPMAFVEKRRTGNDASSEVLTVIGDVDGKNVIIVDDEISTGGSIANTVRVVKEHGARDIYVSCSHPVLAPPATERLRALPVKELVTTNTLPIPPERMLPNIKVLSVGPLLAEVIRRVHEGRSVGELFNE; this is encoded by the coding sequence ATGTACGGCAGCATCAAACTGTTCAGCGGAACCAGCCATCCTGCACTTGCTCAAGAGATCTCGGACTACCTCGGCGTGCCGTTGAGCGGCCGGGAGATCATCAAGTTCCCCAACGAGAACCTGTTCGTGCAACTGCATGAAAGCGTGCGCGGGCAGGATGTCTTCCTGATCCAGACCATGTGCCCGCCGGTGAGCGATAACATCATGGAGTTGCTCATCGCAATTGACTGCCTGCGCCGCGACTCCGCCGGGCGGATCACCGTTGTCGTGCCTTACTTGGCCTACGCGCGGAGCGACAAGAAAGATCAGCCGCGCGTGCCGATCACCGCTCGCCTGTTGGCCGATATGATCCAGATCGCCGGCGCGGATCGCTACATCACTGTGGACTTGCATGCCGGACAGATCCAGGGCTTCTTCAGCATCCCCGGCGATGAGATCACTGCCTTTCACATCTTGAACGAGTACTTCGCGCAGAAGAAACTAGAAGATGTGGTGATCGTGACGGCGGACCTCGGCTTCGCCAAGAAGGGGCGCAACTTCGCGGCCAAGCTGCAAGTGCCGATGGCGTTCGTCGAGAAGCGCCGCACCGGCAACGACGCCAGTTCCGAGGTGTTGACGGTGATCGGTGACGTGGACGGCAAGAACGTCATCATCGTGGACGACGAAATCTCGACCGGTGGCTCGATCGCGAACACCGTGCGGGTGGTAAAGGAGCACGGCGCGCGCGACATCTACGTGAGTTGCTCGCACCCGGTATTGGCCCCGCCGGCGACCGAGCGCCTGCGCGCGTTGCCGGTAAAGGAGCTCGTCACGACTAACACGCTGCCTATCCCGCCGGAACGCATGCTCCCCAACATCAAGGTGCTCTCCGTCGGTCCGCTGCTGGCAGAGGTGATCCGCCGCGTGCACGAAGGTCGCAGTGTGGGTGAGTTGTTCAACGAGTGA
- a CDS encoding Zn-dependent hydrolase: protein MEITWYGQSCFRMTERATLAVVTDPYSAGAGLEPPKLKADVVTISRDHPRHNNINAVIGAQRGDVRKITGPGEYEMGGVFITGVAMRPEKKGADHKCTVYAFNFDGLSVAHLGGLSFVPTQSQIDALETVDVLLVPVSGDDELNPAQAAEVISMIEPSIVVPMGYGPKNKDSLNKFLKEMGLTNPQTQDVLKVTRSSLPEDTQVVLLEMKQ from the coding sequence ATGGAAATCACGTGGTACGGACAAAGCTGCTTCCGCATGACCGAACGGGCCACGCTTGCAGTCGTCACCGATCCCTATAGCGCCGGCGCCGGCTTGGAGCCGCCCAAGCTGAAAGCCGACGTCGTGACGATCAGCCGCGACCACCCGCGCCACAACAATATCAACGCCGTGATCGGCGCACAGCGCGGCGATGTGCGCAAGATCACCGGACCGGGCGAATACGAGATGGGCGGCGTGTTCATCACCGGCGTGGCCATGCGGCCGGAGAAGAAAGGCGCCGACCACAAATGCACGGTCTATGCCTTCAACTTCGACGGGCTGAGCGTAGCGCATTTAGGCGGGCTGTCTTTCGTCCCCACGCAGTCACAGATAGATGCACTCGAGACCGTAGATGTGTTACTCGTGCCGGTCAGCGGCGACGACGAACTCAACCCGGCGCAGGCCGCCGAGGTGATCAGCATGATCGAACCCAGCATCGTCGTGCCGATGGGCTACGGTCCGAAGAACAAAGACAGCCTCAACAAGTTCCTGAAAGAGATGGGGCTGACCAACCCGCAGACGCAAGATGTGCTCAAGGTGACGCGCAGCAGCCTGCCGGAAGATACTCAGGTGGTTCTGCTGGAGATGAAACAGTGA
- a CDS encoding ABC transporter: protein MSVLTDFGLEKLRTLAEQQHTAAPARQADEPPPDPRMLRTRAIKALWFGATMIAGFIWWELILAKLIGQARVAQGRMDRFVKLAHDFRNLAVELGGVWIKLGQFLSSRVDLLPPQVIAELSGLQDAVPPAPASAMLPVIERELGRPIEDIFEDFDPEPVAAASFGQAYLATLRTPSPNGQAMAKRVVVKVQRPHMRAIVDTDLRSLKTIAGWLKLYKPIRRRANVDALVKEFSEVVMQELDYEQEARNAQEFDRNFARDTGVRVPKVYAELTTRRVIVLKNVEDIKILDFEGLESAGVSRHEVANKLFDTYLRQVFEHGFFHADPHPGNLFVQPLDRATARAWKVPIGEGTPFRLTYVDFGMMGRIPPAFMQELREFIIAVSLKDARRWTAAAQRMGFFLPEADLSRVEQAVGALFDRFWGVAVNDISNVEFGEMYAFATQFRDLLSDLPFQIPQNVLYLGRAANILAGMLTALDPTFNPWKAIQPFANGIAGQTTGRTVQDVLNEGARLIRQTMQLPNQSEAFFSHALNGQLEVRAQLSPKSTEDLRRIEVSVSRLTWAVAFAALLVCGTLLTINAIGALGALCFALAAIAFVRLLLL from the coding sequence ATGTCTGTGCTCACCGATTTCGGCCTGGAGAAGTTGCGGACGCTTGCCGAGCAGCAGCACACCGCTGCGCCGGCGCGACAGGCCGACGAGCCGCCGCCCGACCCGCGCATGCTGCGGACGCGGGCGATCAAAGCACTGTGGTTCGGCGCGACCATGATCGCCGGATTCATCTGGTGGGAGTTGATCCTGGCCAAGCTCATCGGGCAAGCGCGCGTGGCGCAAGGGCGGATGGATCGCTTCGTCAAGCTCGCGCACGACTTCCGCAACTTGGCCGTCGAGCTGGGCGGCGTGTGGATCAAGCTCGGCCAGTTCCTCAGCAGCCGCGTGGATCTGCTTCCGCCACAGGTCATCGCCGAACTCTCCGGCTTGCAGGACGCCGTGCCGCCGGCGCCGGCCAGCGCCATGCTGCCGGTGATCGAGCGCGAGCTGGGCCGGCCAATCGAAGACATCTTCGAGGATTTCGATCCGGAGCCCGTAGCAGCCGCGTCGTTCGGTCAGGCCTACCTCGCCACGTTGCGCACCCCATCGCCCAACGGCCAGGCGATGGCCAAGCGCGTCGTCGTCAAGGTGCAGCGCCCGCATATGCGGGCCATCGTGGACACCGATCTGCGCTCGCTCAAGACCATCGCCGGTTGGTTAAAACTCTACAAGCCGATCCGCCGGCGCGCGAACGTGGACGCACTGGTCAAGGAGTTCAGCGAGGTGGTCATGCAAGAGCTCGATTACGAGCAAGAAGCGCGTAATGCGCAAGAGTTCGACCGCAACTTCGCCCGAGACACCGGCGTGCGCGTGCCGAAAGTCTACGCCGAGTTGACCACGCGCCGCGTGATTGTGTTGAAGAACGTCGAGGACATCAAGATTTTGGACTTCGAGGGGCTGGAAAGCGCCGGCGTGTCGCGGCACGAAGTGGCCAACAAACTGTTCGACACCTACCTGCGCCAGGTGTTCGAACATGGCTTCTTCCATGCCGATCCACACCCCGGCAATTTGTTCGTGCAACCGCTGGATCGCGCGACCGCGCGCGCGTGGAAGGTGCCGATTGGCGAGGGCACACCCTTTCGCTTAACCTACGTGGATTTCGGCATGATGGGGCGCATCCCACCGGCCTTTATGCAAGAGCTGCGCGAGTTCATCATCGCCGTCAGCCTGAAGGACGCGCGGCGCTGGACGGCTGCAGCCCAGCGCATGGGCTTCTTCCTACCCGAAGCCGATCTATCGCGTGTGGAGCAGGCGGTTGGCGCACTCTTCGATCGCTTCTGGGGCGTGGCAGTGAACGACATCAGCAACGTCGAGTTCGGCGAGATGTATGCTTTCGCCACGCAGTTCCGCGACCTGCTGTCCGACTTGCCCTTCCAGATTCCGCAGAACGTGCTGTATTTGGGGCGGGCGGCCAACATCCTGGCCGGCATGCTGACCGCTCTCGATCCTACGTTCAACCCGTGGAAGGCGATTCAGCCCTTTGCCAACGGCATCGCCGGGCAGACCACCGGCCGCACAGTGCAAGACGTGCTCAACGAAGGCGCGCGCCTCATCCGGCAAACCATGCAACTGCCCAACCAGAGCGAGGCGTTCTTCTCGCATGCGCTGAACGGACAGCTCGAAGTCCGCGCCCAACTGAGCCCGAAGTCCACCGAAGACCTGCGGCGCATCGAGGTCAGCGTATCGCGGCTGACGTGGGCAGTGGCTTTTGCGGCGTTGCTGGTGTGTGGCACGCTGTTGACCATCAACGCGATCGGCGCGCTAGGCGCACTTTGCTTCGCGTTGGCGGCGATCGCATTCGTCCGGCTGCTCCTCCTCTGA
- a CDS encoding putative transporter, with translation MLRLLIANPLLVLFLVAGLGYWVGRIRLKGASLGSAAVLFVGLAFGALDPQMSLPDIVYQLGLLLFVYTIGLSSGADFVQSLRGSGARIMYFVALMITFAATVAVVMSAVLDLPAALGAGAFSGSMTNTPALASVLETITARSPEGPHADALPIVGYSVAYPIGVLGMIVVLFACKHLFRITPDEEARRLKAYRVQKESVRGRAIRVTRPDATGKTVAQLDREHDWEVVFGRVKRDGQVQLVGADTQFQLGDLVTVVGDSDQTARVAAFMGELAEEHPELERSTFDYRRMFVSNPEVVGRRLRDLPLRREFGAVVTRIRRGDLDLLPQADTMLHLGDRVRVVACHERMDEISRYFGDSYRSVSEIDVLTFSLGITIGLLLGLIPIPLPGGGSFKLGVAGGPLIAALILGALQRTGPIVWSIPYSANLTLRQLGTVLFLAGIGTRAGYAFAETLRQGNALPVLLTAVTITCSTALLTLLIAHFVFKMPFSLASGVLSGLQGQPAVLGFALEQERNDIPNIGYAAVFPIGMIAKILLAQVVLLALGAR, from the coding sequence GTGCTCCGGCTCTTGATCGCCAACCCACTCCTGGTGTTGTTCCTCGTCGCCGGACTGGGCTATTGGGTGGGGCGCATCCGGCTCAAAGGCGCCAGCCTGGGATCGGCCGCAGTGCTATTCGTCGGCTTGGCCTTCGGCGCGCTCGACCCACAGATGAGCCTGCCGGACATCGTATATCAACTCGGTTTGCTGTTGTTCGTCTATACCATCGGCCTGAGCAGCGGCGCAGACTTCGTGCAGTCGCTGCGGGGAAGCGGCGCACGCATCATGTACTTCGTCGCGCTGATGATCACCTTCGCCGCAACAGTCGCCGTGGTGATGAGCGCTGTCCTCGACTTGCCGGCCGCGCTTGGCGCAGGCGCGTTCAGTGGCAGCATGACCAACACGCCCGCCCTGGCCAGCGTATTGGAGACGATCACGGCGCGTTCGCCGGAAGGCCCGCACGCGGACGCCCTGCCCATCGTTGGTTACTCCGTCGCCTATCCGATCGGCGTGCTGGGCATGATCGTCGTCTTGTTCGCTTGCAAGCACCTATTCAGGATCACGCCGGACGAGGAAGCGCGCCGCCTGAAGGCCTACCGCGTTCAGAAGGAATCGGTGCGCGGTCGCGCCATCCGCGTCACTCGGCCGGACGCCACCGGCAAGACCGTCGCCCAACTCGACCGCGAGCACGACTGGGAAGTGGTCTTCGGGCGCGTCAAACGCGATGGTCAGGTGCAATTGGTTGGGGCCGATACACAGTTCCAGCTCGGCGATCTTGTCACAGTGGTCGGCGATTCAGACCAGACGGCGCGCGTCGCCGCATTCATGGGCGAGCTGGCCGAAGAACACCCGGAGCTGGAACGCTCGACGTTCGACTACCGGCGCATGTTCGTGTCCAATCCCGAGGTCGTCGGGCGCAGGCTGCGCGACTTGCCGTTGCGCCGCGAGTTCGGCGCGGTCGTCACCCGCATTCGCCGCGGCGACCTCGACCTGTTGCCGCAAGCGGACACGATGCTGCATCTCGGCGACCGCGTACGGGTGGTCGCCTGCCACGAGCGCATGGACGAGATCAGCCGCTACTTTGGCGACTCCTATCGCTCGGTAAGTGAGATTGACGTGCTCACCTTCAGCTTGGGTATTACGATCGGCTTGCTACTCGGGCTGATCCCGATCCCCCTGCCTGGTGGGGGATCATTCAAGCTCGGCGTCGCCGGCGGCCCGCTGATCGCCGCGCTCATTCTCGGCGCGCTGCAGCGCACTGGGCCGATCGTGTGGAGCATCCCTTATAGCGCCAACCTCACCTTGCGCCAGTTGGGCACAGTGCTCTTCCTAGCAGGCATCGGCACGCGCGCCGGCTACGCCTTCGCCGAAACGCTGCGGCAAGGCAATGCGCTGCCGGTGCTCCTCACTGCAGTTACGATTACTTGCAGCACAGCGCTGCTCACGCTGCTGATCGCCCACTTCGTCTTCAAGATGCCGTTTAGCCTGGCGTCGGGTGTGCTATCCGGCCTGCAAGGACAACCCGCCGTGCTGGGCTTCGCACTCGAGCAAGAACGCAACGACATTCCCAACATCGGCTACGCGGCTGTGTTTCCGATCGGCATGATTGCCAAAATCCTGCTGGCGCAAGTCGTGCTGCTCGCGCTGGGTGCGCGCTGA
- a CDS encoding peptidase M1 translates to MRCAVMFCSIVAFALAACTRTGASGKPILIPTAVVSSGDIAGRLIGGALPTLDAPPERPLYVLNVTLDYAGGNVHAQQRIEFVNPTGQPISEVKFNVPPARRAGAVEFRDARIFGQAEPLPFDLTDAVLTVQLPAPLPPDRAIAMTFDFTFKVPLQEVITGIGGDDTSRGPNSLTCGHWYVMLAPFRDGQWDTPAYVPIGDPYTSELADYEVSILAPEGVIIAGGGDETRDGRLWRYSLPKARVFAFAASNVYEVDTLEEDGVTFIHYVYPEHRHTSAAVLNTAARAVRLFTRLYGPYPYRTLRIVETGRQQGQEYSGMVGIGTTIYAGYPGRGARHDLIATTVHEVAHQWWFNVVGNDQIRSPWLDEAFARYGELRFYQEYYDPDADWWYGYFILGKERGRLTGAIDLPLSAYPDSRAYINAVYRRGLMFLNDIRKLVGTATLDAAMKDYYQSQTYKIADQDAFFDALARHTSEDISGLVKGYFAGVVDLPCRISNNAVGCRR, encoded by the coding sequence ATGCGATGCGCCGTGATGTTCTGCTCGATCGTTGCATTCGCGCTTGCCGCGTGCACGCGCACCGGCGCATCGGGCAAACCGATCCTGATCCCGACGGCAGTCGTGAGCAGCGGTGACATCGCCGGCCGGTTGATCGGCGGTGCGCTACCCACCCTGGATGCCCCCCCTGAACGCCCGCTCTACGTGCTCAACGTCACATTGGACTATGCCGGTGGCAACGTGCATGCCCAGCAGCGCATCGAGTTCGTCAACCCCACCGGCCAACCCATCAGCGAGGTGAAGTTCAACGTGCCACCGGCGCGGCGGGCCGGCGCGGTCGAATTCCGCGACGCACGCATCTTCGGCCAGGCCGAGCCGTTACCTTTTGACCTGACCGATGCTGTGCTCACCGTGCAACTGCCGGCCCCGCTGCCGCCCGACAGGGCCATCGCTATGACGTTCGACTTCACGTTCAAAGTGCCGCTGCAGGAAGTGATCACCGGCATCGGCGGCGACGACACCTCGCGTGGGCCGAACAGCCTGACGTGCGGCCACTGGTACGTCATGCTCGCGCCATTCCGCGACGGCCAATGGGACACGCCGGCCTATGTGCCGATCGGCGACCCTTACACGTCGGAGCTGGCCGACTACGAGGTGAGCATCCTCGCGCCGGAGGGCGTGATCATCGCAGGCGGCGGCGATGAGACGCGCGACGGTCGCCTATGGCGCTATTCGCTGCCCAAGGCGCGCGTGTTCGCCTTCGCTGCCAGCAACGTGTACGAGGTAGATACGCTCGAAGAAGACGGGGTCACGTTCATCCACTACGTCTATCCCGAACATCGCCACACGAGCGCAGCAGTGCTGAACACCGCCGCGCGCGCAGTGCGGCTGTTCACGAGGCTGTATGGGCCGTATCCCTACCGGACGCTGCGCATCGTGGAGACCGGCCGGCAGCAGGGACAGGAATACAGCGGTATGGTCGGCATCGGCACGACGATCTACGCTGGCTATCCTGGCCGCGGCGCGCGTCACGACCTGATCGCGACGACGGTGCACGAGGTGGCACACCAGTGGTGGTTCAACGTCGTCGGCAACGACCAGATCCGCTCGCCCTGGCTCGACGAGGCCTTCGCCCGCTATGGCGAGCTGCGCTTCTATCAGGAATACTACGACCCCGACGCCGATTGGTGGTATGGCTACTTCATCCTGGGCAAGGAGCGCGGCCGGCTGACCGGCGCGATTGACCTGCCGCTGAGCGCCTATCCCGATTCGCGCGCCTACATCAACGCAGTCTACCGGCGTGGACTGATGTTCCTCAACGACATTCGCAAACTGGTCGGCACAGCGACGCTCGATGCTGCGATGAAAGACTACTACCAGTCGCAGACCTACAAGATCGCCGATCAGGATGCCTTCTTCGATGCGCTGGCCCGCCACACTTCGGAAGACATCAGCGGGCTGGTGAAGGGCTACTTTGCCGGCGTCGTAGACCTGCCTTGCCGCATCAGCAACAACGCCGTTGGATGCCGGCGGTGA
- a CDS encoding cryptochrome/photolyase family protein, with the protein MNRQSRTHHPQSGIHTTAWILGDQLSHRWPAWLVREGLSPTDTRLLFIESAAKIRSRPWHKHKLILVLSAMRHFAQAMRDAGWQVDYRKAATFEAGLRAHVAEHAPERIVVMQPNTWQGRAFVKQLSQAGGNPVAEFLLLNSRFFLAKPEDLGTSRSPLMETFYRQMRRRTGYLMDGDQPVGGKWNFDSENRRPPPRAWRASHSPLPIPSVPAFAPDAITREVIAEVAQVETAWGALDGFALPVTREGALAFFADFIAHRLPDFGPYEDAIVRGQPVLFHSMLSPLLNIGLLERDELCMAAEQAYREGRAPLNSVEGFIRQLIGWREFVYACYWREMPRLREMNALNATRPLPQFYWDGRTEMACLRECVKGVWERGYTHHIQRLMVLCNFALIAGIRPQEVNEWFFATYVDAYDWVVTPNVVGMGMYGDGGIVGTKPYAASANYIHKMSTYCESCRYAPKQRLGERACPFNALYWDFVARNADALGANPRTSMPVMALRKMKADQVNALRAQAKRFLDSLA; encoded by the coding sequence GTGAATCGTCAGTCCCGAACCCACCATCCCCAATCGGGGATCCACACGACGGCCTGGATCCTCGGTGATCAACTCTCGCATCGCTGGCCGGCTTGGTTGGTGCGAGAAGGGCTTAGTCCAACCGACACCCGGCTGCTATTCATCGAGAGTGCGGCCAAGATTCGCTCGCGGCCATGGCACAAACACAAGCTCATCCTGGTGCTCAGCGCGATGCGTCACTTCGCTCAGGCCATGCGCGACGCGGGTTGGCAGGTGGACTATCGCAAGGCTGCGACGTTCGAGGCCGGCCTGCGCGCCCATGTCGCCGAGCACGCGCCGGAGCGCATCGTCGTCATGCAGCCCAACACCTGGCAGGGTCGGGCCTTCGTGAAGCAGTTGAGCCAGGCCGGAGGCAATCCGGTTGCCGAATTTTTGCTGCTCAATTCGCGCTTCTTCCTGGCCAAGCCGGAGGACCTGGGCACGAGTCGGTCGCCACTCATGGAGACGTTCTACCGCCAGATGCGCCGGCGCACCGGTTACCTGATGGACGGGGACCAACCCGTCGGCGGCAAGTGGAACTTCGACAGCGAGAACCGCCGACCGCCGCCGCGCGCTTGGCGCGCGTCCCACTCCCCACTTCCGATTCCCAGCGTGCCTGCATTCGCCCCTGACGCCATCACCCGTGAAGTCATCGCCGAGGTCGCTCAGGTGGAGACGGCCTGGGGCGCGCTGGATGGCTTCGCCTTGCCGGTGACGCGCGAAGGTGCGCTGGCGTTCTTCGCCGACTTCATCGCCCATCGCCTGCCGGACTTCGGCCCCTACGAAGACGCGATAGTGCGCGGGCAGCCGGTGCTGTTCCATTCGATGCTCTCGCCGCTGCTCAACATCGGCCTGCTGGAACGCGACGAGCTATGTATGGCGGCGGAACAGGCGTATCGCGAAGGCCGCGCGCCGCTCAACTCGGTCGAGGGTTTCATCCGACAACTGATCGGTTGGCGCGAGTTCGTCTATGCCTGCTACTGGCGTGAGATGCCCCGGCTGCGCGAGATGAACGCCCTGAACGCGACGCGGCCCCTGCCACAGTTCTACTGGGATGGGCGGACCGAGATGGCCTGCTTGCGCGAGTGTGTGAAGGGGGTGTGGGAACGCGGCTATACCCATCACATCCAGCGGCTGATGGTGCTGTGCAACTTCGCGCTGATCGCCGGCATCCGCCCGCAGGAGGTCAACGAGTGGTTCTTCGCGACGTATGTAGACGCCTACGACTGGGTGGTGACGCCGAACGTGGTGGGCATGGGCATGTATGGCGACGGTGGCATCGTCGGCACCAAACCCTACGCCGCCAGCGCCAACTACATCCACAAGATGAGCACCTACTGCGAAAGCTGCCGCTACGCCCCCAAGCAACGCCTAGGTGAGCGCGCTTGTCCGTTCAACGCGCTGTACTGGGACTTTGTCGCGCGCAACGCCGATGCCCTGGGCGCGAATCCGCGCACCAGCATGCCGGTGATGGCCTTGCGCAAAATGAAAGCCGACCAAGTGAACGCGCTGCGCGCGCAGGCGAAGCGGTTTCTCGACTCGTTGGCCTAA